From Aspergillus luchuensis IFO 4308 DNA, chromosome 2, nearly complete sequence:
AAATGGAGCCCCCTGATGGGTCATTTCCCGGTGACAGGCACGATGATTGGCGGGCTCGTAAGGCATAGGGCAGACGCGTGGAGACGACTGGAGATCTTCACCGACTGGCTCATCATTCAGCTGCCGTCCGTGACTCAAGAAGGGGCCATTTGAGCCCTATCGATGGAGCCCGTCGGTGCTGGCATTCTTTCATTCGTCCGCTCGGGCTTCCCGGCAGGGGCCCCATGCCCCGGATAGGGCCAGTGCTGTTTTGATAGGCTGATGGGTGGGCTTCCAGACATGCTCGGAATGAGCACGGAAGGAGGGGACGATGGAACATAAATACGCTCATTTCCCCTGTTCTTTTTGGATGCAATATCCTCAGTTTACACGAGTTGATCCCACTTTTTTCTGATCCATCCCCCTTGGTATATCCTCAATCAAAGCAATGAACGACGACCACCAGACTTCCGCTCAACCAAACACACTCAAGCGGGCTCTTTCTCAATCCactacttcctccacatcatcaaccaccaccaactcccACGCTACGAAGGCTAGACATCACAAAGCAAGCCGTCTGTCCAGCGTGAAACAATTCCTCCGGTCGCGCTCCCACTCTCCAACCGCGGCTTCTATCCCTTCGAAtcgctcctctccctcatctaGCTTCGACATTCCTCGAAGCATTCCTGCAAACTCTACCCCTCGTCGCTCTGCAAGCCCCGTCTCCACCATGTCTCCTAGCAGAGTCTCCACCGACGACAGCGCAACCAACAAGCGTGTACATTCCACACACATCCGCAGAAGCGGCCATGACTACCGTCGTTACAGCGGCACAGTGAACCACTACGGCCGTCACTCGAACGACTGGCTGTTTGGAGGCTTCAGTCTTCGGGATACCGTACGAGATGGAGTGGATCGTTTGAGACACCATCATGCCAAGGATTGAGCCTACGATGATTTGCACGCTTATATCTTGTGAATCTATTTTATTCCTGGGTATTTTTGCGGTTCTTCTATTCCGACAGATGATTTTCTCCGGTCGCATTAGTGGCCCTCCACCATCAGGCTTTCAGCGCTCCCGACATCGCTCCCCCGTTTATTTGAGGATCAACTGGGGCTATTCTGGCAACAGATTGCCAGCCAATTTCTTGAGAGTTTCAAGCATGAAAAGGGAATCCCTACGCGTCGAGTCAACAATACTCATGCGTCATGCTTGGGTGATTTCGCTTCGGCACAAAAGGCCGTTGCATCAATCCCGTCTTATCAGCACGAGAACGCCATGCGcgtctgttctgttctgatCGATCCGGACCGGATCTACTTTATGACCTGTTACGAACATATACCCGCTATGCTATTTGTTTAATTCAATCATATCACTCCTTAGTGTTCATGCAATCTCACGGATTACGCTTCTAATACCTCAACTTTCGTAAAAAGCAGTAGTACCTCGTAATCATATCTTCAATGTATTAATCCAACAAGAATAGTTGGTTCAAGAGCCGTATCATTGACATTAAACAGACTGAATACTAcaaataatctttttctatGTACATCATCTCAGAATATATTTTCCCGCCACACTGGCCTTAATCACAGCAACAACTAATACTATATAgtaccatcatcaccactcttcctccttctaaTCCAGACCGtgtcctcaccctcatccccatTCTTACTCCCCTCTCCCAACGTCCCCCCAGGGGCAACATCATACTTCGTCAACAACAGCCCCAAAAACAACTTAACCTGAAAAGCCGTAAACCATCGCCCCGGGCAAGCATTCCGTCCATAGCCAAAATGCAACGACGTCTCATTCACAGACacatagtagtacttacCAGTACTAGTAGCAGACAACCCACCCTGACTCCTCAACCGATGAAACCTCAATCCATCAAACACCTCCGGGTTCTCAATATACTCCGGATCCCAGCCGACATGGAACGCCGGCGCCGCGATATGCTCACCTGCCTTGAGTTGCGTACCGTCTGGGAGAGTGAAAGGTTCCAGGACTTTGCGTTCGAAGGTGACTATCATTCATACCAACATTGTCAGATGGTAAACTCAGAAATGTAATATATTGGAAGCAATACTCACCCGCCCCCGGCGGCCTAACCCTCTGCGACTCCTTCACAAAGCTATCCATCATACTCAACGAGCTCAACGCCTGTTTACTtatcccatcaccaccacccaccactcgCTCAAACTCCCCCCTCAGCAACggcaccatctcctccccatgctccgccaaatccaccagaCACTGCGCCGCGGCCGCCGCATTCGCCAACACCGTCCCAATGGACATCATCGCCTGCACGTGGCTCTGGTAGGTTATTGTCCGCTCGTGCTCCTCGGAGTTATCCCATATCCAGCGAATCATGGTATTTCTGTCTGATTTCTCTGAGAGAATAGCTTCGTATTCTGGCGTaaggagggtggtgatttCGCTCCGGATGGAGTCGAGTTCGCGGAGCGAGGGGATGAAGTGCTGTGCTAGGGAGCGGAGCACAGCTGGGTATTTCATCagagaggagattgaggacaTCATTGTTAAGGGGTATTTGGTGTATAGGGTTAGCCAGGTGGGGGAGCGGCTGAGGGGGAGGCCGATGTTGATGCGGCCGGAGACGAGGGCGATGAtgcggaggagggtggggagggggggtagGGGGCGCCATTCTGAGGAGTTATTGTTTCGTTGTTAGGGTTGACTGTGAAGGGGGATTGGAgtagtgggtgggtggatgctTACCGTGTGAGTTGCCCAGTTCTTGGTCCAATGCGTATTCCATTTCTTCGTACATTATTGGGAGGAGGTTGCCTGGGTAGGTAGAGGGAGGGTTAGGTTTTAGTTTTATGATGTTGCTGGTAGAGAGCATGGTGTTTACTTAggttattatttagattgaTCTGAACGCTTTTGGCGAATGCGGCACATTCGAATGTCTTTGTGAAGCGgctttgctgttgctgtaGAGGAGATATCTGTTAGTTGAAACTTGAATTGATCTTCGAAGACAAGAAGAGTAACATCATACATCATGTACCCCCGCTGTGAAACTTATTCGGTGGTCTGTTCGAAGCGATGGGAGCATGCTTATTGGCAAGATGCGGAGATGGTAGTCTTTTCTGGGGATTGTCCATGTTTGAGATGATAACTTCGCCTACACAGATATTGGAGATGATACTGATTAGATGGCTGTTCTAGATAGCAAGACTCTTAAGCTATCCATACTTTGTGATATCCAGCCCAaatttccttcttttcaTCTGGAGCTTTGCCCACGTTGTACTTCCCTGGACGTCTGAGAAAATGGTAGATGGCGAAAATAAGGAGTGTGAGGGGGATTATTGCTTGGTAGTCCATGACTTGAATCTGGTATGTGTGTATATCCTGATTTTGCTATTACTTTGAAAGGGGGCAGTCCAAGGACAAGCAGGGGATTACTTGACTAGTTCCTTTAG
This genomic window contains:
- a CDS encoding uncharacterized protein (COG:S;~EggNog:ENOG410PZ4H;~antiSMASH:Cluster_2.5) gives rise to the protein MNDDHQTSAQPNTLKRALSQSTTSSTSSTTTNSHATKARHHKASRLSSVKQFLRSRSHSPTAASIPSNRSSPSSSFDIPRSIPANSTPRRSASPVSTMSPSRVSTDDSATNKRVHSTHIRRSGHDYRRYSGTVNHYGRHSNDWLFGGFSLRDTVRDGVDRLRHHHAKD
- a CDS encoding uncharacterized protein (COG:Q;~EggNog:ENOG410PM8C;~InterPro:IPR036396;~antiSMASH:Cluster_2.5;~go_function: GO:0005506 - iron ion binding [Evidence IEA];~go_function: GO:0016705 - oxidoreductase activity, acting on paired donors, with incorporation or reduction of molecular oxygen [Evidence IEA];~go_function: GO:0020037 - heme binding [Evidence IEA];~go_process: GO:0055114 - oxidation-reduction process [Evidence IEA]), with product MLSTSNIIKLKPNPPSTYPGNLLPIMYEEMEYALDQELGNSHEWRPLPPLPTLLRIIALVSGRINIGLPLSRSPTWLTLYTKYPLTMMSSISSLMKYPAVLRSLAQHFIPSLRELDSIRSEITTLLTPEYEAILSEKSDRNTMIRWIWDNSEEHERTITYQSHVQAMMSIGTVLANAAAAAQCLVDLAEHGEEMVPLLRGEFERVVGGGDGISKQALSSLSMMDSFVKESQRVRPPGAGEYCFQYITFLSLPSDNVGMNDSHLRTQSPGTFHSPRRYATQGR